In Suncus etruscus isolate mSunEtr1 chromosome 2, mSunEtr1.pri.cur, whole genome shotgun sequence, the genomic stretch tccttccctccctccctccctcccttcctccctccttcccttccttccttccttccttccttccttccttccttccttccttccttccttccttccttccttccttccttccttccttccttccttccttccttctttcctcccttccttccttcccagccaAAAATACAACCCTATCATGAATAATTCTTATTGCAGGAATGTAGGCTCACAGCGGTTGTGATCACTGCGATCTAAGAGGTCCAGGAGCAAAAGAATATATTTGCGAGTTTGAATCTCTCAACATTGTAGGCACTTGTATTTTCTTGGAATTCTGAGTACAAAATATCATGACTGTGTAGGTGAATTGGTTCTGTTCATGATCCTTGTGTCTGAATCCTATCATGTGCTCCTTTGCTGGCGGGTCACCAACAGGCTTCTACTCCACCATTATTCAAGATATTCAGTTGACCAAAACACCACATAGGAGGAATAAAGACCATGATAGAAGGATATTGGTGAACTTTATCCTTGGGCTCATGGTAATACAAGCATACTGAGTAGCATTGCAGATTCTTTTTGATCTTTAATTCAGTTACTCAGATGGATCTTGCGAGATTTCTACAAAGTCTTAGTGTTTGCAGCTGTGCAGATGCATTGGAGTACCTCAACACCCTTAGGAGAAGGTTTTTCTGCAGTGGCACTTTACCCAAGATGATGTTGGAGCCGAGACACACAGAGCATCTGCTATTGTTCCATGACACTGTTCATTATACCCACTTTCCTTTGCATGGACAagacagtttcttatttttccttttggctcTCTATAAATTGTGGGCCCGCTAATGCTCTATGATCTATCATTGGTGCCATTGAATGATGCGAGAGTTACTGTTTTATTGCTGGGCAGGATTCATGTTGACATGTTCTTACTTCCTTGACTTGAGTTTTGAAGTTGATCTGCAACTGCTTGGACAACGCTGTCTGGTAGAGGCTAGTCAGAAGGAAGCAAACAACTGGCATACTCTTTGGTGAATTCAAAACTCAGTAAACAATTTCACTAGGGGTGACCAATTTTCACAGAATCGGTGTCCAGTGTGAAGACAATATAACATATGCTAAAAATCAGTCACCTTCATTTGGCTTTGAAGTGGTTGCTTGTCATTAATATGATTAGGAGTTAGATTTAGAATCTGGACTAGGATCAAGACCATTGACCCTAAAAGCAACTTGAGCAGGATCACAATATAAGAGTTTGTTTGGCTGGTGTTCACACCCAAGGAATGCTATCCACAGGAAAATACTCAGGTGAAACGACCGGGTTATGTGGGGTCCTTAGACAGTGACAATTGTTACAATGCATGCCCACACTAGTCTAGGTCCACCATTCCAACTCACCATGATATACACTTTAATCTCATAGAGGAGATTACTATGTGGTCTAGACAGAGTAAAAGACGGCTGTTTGGGAAGGAGAGAAAGCTTCAAGAGAACAGAGCTCCAGGGTAAGTAAGGATGCCTGAAAGACAAATGCTCCCTGTGCCATTGATCTGGGACTTGCCTATGATTTGAACAGCTATTTTGTCCTTGAAGGATGGACGTATTGTGTAGTAGATTGGTGGTTTCTCTTTGAGACATGGGTATCTGCAATGTGGCTGGTCAGTATATAATCATGGGGATTGATGAGCCATTCCATCCCAGGTTTAGTTGCCATCCTCATCAGGCAAAAAAGAACAGTTTGGCCTATAGAGAGCTAATCTGGTTTtctggtagtgtgtgtgtgtgtgtgtgtgtgtgtgtgtttgtgttgccCCTTCTTGTTCTACTGTTTCTCTTACACATGGGGATGAAGGGATGAAGGTGGGTCTTCCTAGGGAGGGTCCTCGCAGGGATTTTTCTAGGGAGGGTCTTTGCAGGGAGGATCTCCTGTGCTTGTACTTAAGAGGAGTCACTGCTGAAGACCAGTGACTTCTCAAGGCCCTTGGAGGAGGCTCCTGCTCTAGACCTGAAAATTCCCTTGCTTGACTGTCCTTCTACCAGAGGCAAGCCTTTGCTGGCACCATGTGTCATCTTCACCACCATGAGGACACATCTGTGATCTCTTCTACTCCAGAGACTTCCTGCAGCACCCTGTTTCATGGCTTTACCGTGCCCTCAGCCCAACATGCACACAGAGGAGGACACACTGACAACATGTCGATGCACACCACCTTCTACTTTGGCTACAAAAATGTGGAACTTCTGTTTCCGGGCTTGGTGATCCAATGGAGATTCGGCATGTTGCTCGCTTGCCTGGTGATGTTCTGCCTGGCTCTCTGCTATGAAGGTCTCAAGGTGGCTCGGGAGAAACTCATGGACAGGGCTCAGAGCTCTCCACAGCCCCATGTGCTCCGATGGCTTCACCTTGCTCAGACAGCTCTGCATGTGCTCCAGGTGGTGTTGAGCTATGTGCTCATGCTTACCTTCATGACCTACAATGCCTACCTGGCCATGGCCGTGTTGGCGGGGGCCTGTACAGGATACCTGGTCTTCCGTTGGAAGAATGCCAGGCTCCTGGACCCAGCTTCAGCGGATCCTTGCCACTAGCCTGTTAAATCTTCAGAATTTGAGAAGGACCCAGAAGATACAGGACAAAGGACAGGATTCTACTCCCCCCCACTTCATTGTGTCCCTCCCTATTTTCTGTCAACCTTACCATCTGGACTAGACTTACTCTAAGCTGAGTTGATTGGCCCCCTTCTCCCCACACTCTAATGGAAACATAAACCCCATttgcaataaataaaaagcttGATCTTTGAGATCCAAAGATTTACTGTCTTGTGTCAATTTTTCGTCTGTTTGTCTTTTTGAGGTCTGATTGAACTTTGGTTCTTCTGAGCTTGTTGTTCCTCTTAGCTTAGCTCTGATGTTGATTTgtgtatattcatttatttctgttttgggcaacaccttgTGCCACTGTGGTGttccccctttctcctctctcaaaTCCCACATCTGGGAGTTTCTGGGCAGCCAACTCAGGTCAAAAACGGGCAAGAttgtggccagagagagcacagcactAGAGCATtgaccttgcatgaggctggaaTGGGAGGAAACCATTTCCATTCCTAGCatgtagcgatttctgagtgcagagccaggagtatccgctgatcacctctaggtgtggccaaagaaccaataaatctataaataaatgaataaagttataaaaaatggGCAGGATTAAATACTCTGCCCTTACTTGTGCTCTCCCTCCAGAGACACAGTGCCAACTCTGGTTGTCCTTGGCTCACTATAGAATTTCCACTCCATTAGTGTCAGTGACAACCTTACTATAGCACAGGATGGAGAACTGAGGTTCCCTGCTTCACAGGTAtcttcatctcttttgtctctgggttcTATGACCTTGCTATCATTTTGTTCTATATCCCCACAAAAATGTGATGTTATTCTCCATCTAATCAAACATACCGTTCTCCATAGCCATTCACATATCGCCCATTTTCATGATGTAATTCTTAAAGAGCAGCCTATGATATCAGGCATTGACATCATAAAGATTCCTTGTCCAATCATCTGGTAGTCTTGGTTGTCATGTTTGTTCTGGCTGGGCAGAACTGGATGTCCCCCTCTTGTCCAGCTACTATGGGAGCCTGGCAGCTGATTCCAAAGTCCACATTGACCAAGGTGTGAGCATGTGGCTTGAGTGAAAACTTCCCTGCTTCACTCAATTTCTGCATGGAAGAAGGCAGAGATATCTCAGACTTGGATCTAAGTGGTGATTGGAGTCAGGAAGCAGGGCCCATAGGGTGATCTCTGGAGAATCACAATCCACAAGTGCCTTGCCTGGGATGACAATATTTTCATCAAAAGCATTTTCTGTGCCTCACCTCAAATATTTATGCCCTCATAAAAACCACCGCTGTGGTTCTGGCTGAGACGAGGATTCCCAAGGAAAGAATACCGATTCTGAGAAGCAGCCATTTTCTGAACTCTTGGGACATTTCTGTGATGTACGTTTACAGAACCTGCAAACTTCAGCCTTCCGATAATGATCAGGGTGACACCGAGGAGTTATCAATAATTACTTTAATCCAGGAGAAATATACGAGGAACAGGAAAGGAGTGAGGGTATGACCATTTGGGAACTGTGACAGTTTCTCTTCAGAAATCAGTTTCTGAGGTCTGGAACCCATTCCTCTCTTGTGTGCCAGGTGCTCGAGTTTGTAATTTACAGAACAGGTCTTGTGCCTTAAAAGTAACTTGAGCAAGATCACAAAATAAGAGTTTTTTTGCCTGGTGTTCATACCCAAGGAATACTATCAACAAGAAAATACTCAGGTGAAATAATCAGGTTATGTGGGTTCCTTAGTGACAATTATTATAATGCATATTCACACTAGTCTAGGTCCACCATTCCAACTCACCATGATATACACTCTAATCTCATAGAGGAGATTACTATGTGGTCTAGACAGAGTAAAAGACGGCTgttggggaaggagagaaagctTCAAGAGAACAGAGCTCCCGGGTAAGTAAGgatgcctgaaaggcaaatgctccctGTGCCATTGATCTGGGACTTGCCTATGATTTGAACAGCTATTGTGTCCTTGGTAGGATGGAAGTATTTTGTAGTGGGTTGTTGGTTTCTCTTTGAAACATGGGTGTCTGCAATGTGGCTGGTCAGTATATAATCATAGGGATTGCTGAGCCATTCCATCCCAGGTTTAGTTGCCATCCTCATCAGGCAAAAAAGAACAGTTTGGCCCATAGAGAGCTAAACTGGTTttctggttgtgtgtgtgtgtgtgtgtgtgtgtgtgtgtgtgtgagtgtgtgttttgcCCCTCCTTTTTCTACTGTTTCTCTTACACAAGGGGATGAATGGATCAGCATTTGGAAGGTGGGTCTTCCTAGGGAGGGTCCTGGCAGGGATTTTTCTAGGAGGGTCTTTGCAGGGAGGATCTCCTGTGCTTGTACTTAAGAGGAGTCATTGCTGAAGATCAGTGACTTCTCAAGGCCCTTGGAGGAGGCTCCTGCTCTAGACTTGAAGATTCCCTTGCTTGCCTGTCTTCCTACCAGAGGCAAGCCTTTGCTGGCACCATGTGTCATCCTCACCACCATGAGGACACATCTGTGATCTCTTCTACTCCAGAGACTTCCTGCAGCACCCTGTTTCATGGCTTTACCGTGCCCTCAGCCCCACACACACACGGAGGAGGACACACTGACAACATGTCGATGCACACCACCTTCTACTTTGGCTACAGAAATGTGGAGCTGCTGTTTCCGGGCTTGGTGATCCAATGCAGAGTAGGCATGGTGCTCGCTTGCCTGGTGATGTTCTGCCTGGCTCTCTGCTATGAAGGTCTCAAGGTGGCTCGGGAGAAACTCATGGACAGGGCTCAGAGCTCTCCACAGCCCCATGTGCTCCGATGGCTTCACCTTGCTCAGACAGCTCTGCATGTGCTCCAGGTGGTGCTGAGCTATGTGCTCATGCTTACCTTCATGACCTACAATGCCTACCTGGCCCTGGCCGTGTAGGCAGGGGCCTGTACAGGATACCTGGTCTTCCATTGGAAGAATGTCAGGCTCCTGGACCCAGCTTCAGCGGATCCTTGCCACTAGCCTGCTAAAGCTTCTGGATTTGAGAAGGACCCAGAAGATTCAGGCAACAGGACAGgattcttctttttccaccccacCCACTTCTTTGTGTCCCTCCCTATTTTCTGTCAACCTTATCATGGACTAGACTTACTCTAAGCTGAGTTGACTGGCCCCCTTCTCCCCACACTCTAATGGAAACATAAACCCCATttgcaataaataaaaagcttGATCTTTGAGATCCAAAGATTTACTGTCTTGTGtcaattttttgtctgtttgtctttTGAGGTCtgattgaactgtggttcttcTGAGCTTGTTGTTCCTTTAAGCTTAGCTCTGATGTTGATTTgtgtatattcatttatttctgttttgggcaacaccttgTGCCACTGTGGTGttccccctttctcctctctcaaaTCCCACATCTGGGAGTTCCTGGGCAGCCAACTCAGGTCAAAAATGGGCAAgattggggcagagagatagcacagcactagatCATTGCCCTTGCATGAGGCGTCAATGGGAGGAACCCATTTCCATTCCTGGCatgtagcgatttctgagtgcagagccaggagtatccgctgatcacctctaggtgtggccaaagaaccaatcaatctataaataaatgaataaatttaaaacaaaaatgggcAGGATTAAATACTCTGCTAGCAGTGTGCTCTTGCTTCAGAGCCAACTCTTGTTGTACTTGGCTCACAATAGGGTTCCCACTCCATTATTGTAAGTGATAATCTCACCATAGCAGTGGATGGAGAACTGAGATTCTCTGCTCCACTTGTATCTCTTTATCTCCATTGTCACTGGGTTCTATGACCATGCTATCAATTTTTCTATATCCCATGAAAGTTGACATTATTCTCTGTCTATCATCGGCCTCCGTCCCTTTCAGAGAACATACCATTCTCTATAGCCATTCACAATCACCATTTTCATGATTTAATTCTTAAAGAGCAGCTTATTATGCCAAGCGTTGACATCATAAAGATTCCTTATCCAATCATCTGGTAGTCTTGGTTCTCATGGTTGTTCTGGCAGGGCCGGAACTTGGTGTTCCCCTCTTGCCCAGCTATTATAGGAGTCTGGCACTTGGATGCAAAGTCTACATTGAGAAGGCTTTGAGCATGTCGCTTGGATGAAAACTGACCCATTTCTCTCAATTGCTGCTGGGAGGAAGGCAGTGATATCTCAGACTCAGACCTATGCTGTGAGTGGAGTCTGGTAGCAGGTTTCTGCAGGTAATCTCAGGAGAATGACACTATATAAGTCCCTTTCATCAAATGCAATTTCTGTGCCTCACCTTAAATATCTAAGCCTTCATACAAACCATCTCTGTGTTTCTGGCTGAGTTGGGGAGCTCCCAAGGAAAGGGGACCAAGTCTGAGAGTAGCAGTTTCATGAGTCATgatcagggtttctctgcctgcATCCCCAAGTGCAGGGCCTAGAAAACCAAGGTTGCCCTGGTCTTGGCTGGCATGCTGGGACAAGGGTTGCTTTGAATGAAAGTTCATTAGGTCAGCCACAGTGCCATTCGCATACAGTCCACGACAAGTGCAGAGGAGCAGTATCCTCAAGGCAAACATGTAGGTCAGCACAGGTTAGGTTGTGCTGGGCACATGCATTTGGTGGGACATTTCTGTGAGGTACGTATATAGAACTTGTCAATTTTCGGCCATCCTGTAATGATAAGGGTGACACCAAGGAGTTATCAATATTCACCTCAATCCAGGAGACATACAGGAGGAGCagcaaaggagggaggggagagtcATTTGGGAACTGTGAGTGTTTCTCTTCAGAGATCAGGTTCTGCAGCCCAGAACCCATTCCTCTCTTGTGTGCTAGGTGCTCGAGGTTGTAATTTACAGGACAAGACTTGTGCCTTAGTGGAcacctctcctctttcttttgatGATCCTGTTCCTTTCATATTTGCTTCACTCTTTATTTTACCTGCTTCTCTTCCTGCTTTCTCTTGGCTTCCAACCTTCATTCCTCCTCCCATTATTCCTACAGTACTTTTGTTCTTATATCTAtccaatgttctttcttttttttttttttttttggtttttgggccacacccagtaacgctcaggggttactcctggctatatgctcagaagttgctcctggcttgggggaccatatgggacaccgggggatcgaaccgaggtccgtccaaggttagcgcaggcaaggcaggcaccttacctttagcgccaccgcccggccctccaatgttctttcatttgttcattcgctccttccttccttccttcctttcttccttccttccttccttccttccttccttccttccttccttccttccttccttccttccttccttccttccttctttcttttttctttctttctttctttctttctttctttctttctttctttctttctttctttctttcttctttctttctttctttctttctttctttctttctttctttctttctttctttctttctttctttctttctttctttctttctttctttcttctttctttctttgttcttccttttctttcttcttcctctttctcttccttcctctttctcttccttccttcctttttctctctctttcttcctttctccatttctttctccctcccttccttcttttctcccttccctccttccttttctttctttctttctttctttctcttctctctctttcttcttctttcttctttctttcttttctttctttctttctttcttttctttcttttctttctttctttctttctttctttcttttctttctttctttctttctttctttctttcttctttctttctttctttctttctttctttcttccttccttccttccttcctttgtctctttctttctttccttctttctttgttcttccttttctttcttcttcctctttctcttccttccttcctctttctcttccttcctttttctctctctttcttcctttctccattcctttctctctcccttccttcttttcttccgtccctccttcttttctttctttctttctttctttctttctttctttctttctttctttctttctttctttctttctttctttctttctttctttctttctttcttcctttctttctctttctttctccctcccttccttcttttcttccttccttccttcttttctttctttctttctttctttctttctttcttccttcctttctttattccttccttccttcatttctttctttctttctttctttatttctttctttctttctttctttctttctttctttctttctttctttctttctttatttctttctctctctctctctctttctttctttctttctttctttctttctttctttctttcttttctttctctctttctttctctctcattctttctctctaactttctttctctctaactttctttctttctttctctctaactttctttctctctttctttctttctctctaactttctttctttttcttcttccttttcctctcttcctttctcttttcttttctctattcctccttttctttctctttcttctttcttttttaataaagctTTCTTTATTGAGTAATAAAGCTCTGCAAAAATTAGGCGTGTGCACCAGACCTgagcatctttctttctttctttctttctttctttctttctttctttctttctttctttctttctttctttctttctttctttctttctttctttctttctttctttctttctttctttctttctttctttctttcttcttctcttcttctttctttctttctttctttctttctttcttttctttctttctttctttctttctttctttctttctttctttctttctttctttctttctttctttctttctttctttctttctccctccctctctccctccctctctccctccctcgctccctccctcgctccttccctccttccttccttccctccttccttccttccttccttccttccttccttccttccttccttccttcgctccctccctcgctccttACAGAACAGGTCTTGTGCCTTAGTGGACACCTCTCATCTTCCTTTCATGTTCCTgttattttctttcctatttgcTTCACTTATTATTTTACACTGTATTTTTTTCatgctttctgttttcttccaaACATCATTCCTGCTCCGTTCCTCCTAAAACACTTATTTTAATCTATCCAATattcgtccctccctccctccctccctccctccctccctccctccctccctcccttccttccttccttccttccttccttccttccttccttccttccttccttccttccttccttccttcctcttccattCCCCTTGTATTCCTCTCCACTCTACTTCTTAAACTGTTTCATAATTCAAGATCAAAGAGGTTTCatctttttgggggtcacacccagctatgctcaggagttactcctggctctgtactcagaaatcgctcatggcaagcatggggaaccatatgggatgccaggattcgaaacacgacatccatcctgagtcagctgtgtgcaaggcaaacaccctaccgctgtgctatctctctggccccaaagaggtTTCATCATAAGAAAAAAACACTTATTTTGAGGACATGGCAAAGCTGTTTATCTTAGAGCCAGTGAATCAGGAGATACTACCAGACATAGAGGATGATGTGCTCTAATGTCCCAAGAGCAGTTGTAGGTTTTGTAAGTGACAGTTACTTTGAATGCCTCAGACatataatctttattattttattttctcaattttcttctGAATAAGTGAGGTTTCACAGCACCATGggtagtttttgtttgcttgtctttAGAAATTTGTAATAATTCCCATGTATTTTCTACCATTTCCCCTGTTATCTCAATTGGAGATTATGTTTGGGGCTTAGTGTGATACATGTGATAAGTTCAGCACTGATGaactaaatttaaatatacaaattattgtcagattcaatttaaaaataattaaaatttctagTTTATACAGGATATATTACTTTGTTATTAGtaagaaataatgaaatggaTATAGTAATGTATAATTTGTAATCATAAATAACTAAGTTTATAATATACTATTGGAcccaaagaatatttttgagagggttttcagccacacccagtgacgctcagaaatttctgagctatgcactcagaaatctctcctggcttgagggaccatatgggacaccagggaatcgaatcacagatcgtcctaggctagcacgcacaaggcagagcCTTAATGTTTGTGACTGCTCCAGGCCCCCaaagaatatttaaagtaaataattttgaacAGTTGATAAATGAAAAGAAGTTCTATCATAATGTGAGAAAATTATGCTGTCAGTTATACTTCTTTTTCATGCCTGAGATACAAGACTTTCATCAGACATTCCAATATGGCATAtattaaagcaattaataaagATATTGAATAAGTGGATTCTACTAATCCAAGTATATTGGATAACTTTCTGTGATAGACTTGCTTCTTCATCTGCACCATCTGCATTATCTTTTCTACTCTAATGGGTGTCTTTAAACTATGTCAGTGTATCAGAATTGGAACTATCTTTTACCAAAGCCATTTTTGGGTTCACAAGAAAAGATAATGATTTGTGCGAGATTTTCCAATCATAAGTGAATTATTCATCACTACTTATGCAGTGGCTCATGTGGGACCAAGAGTGACTCAGAAAGTTGTATTTCTACGTCTGTGACCACCCACCAATGTGATCAGGAGAAATGGGTAGGTCAATCTTATTTCAGCACAGGCATTATGTGTTTGCCTCCTTCCCTCATAAAAGAAGAATTTCTAGAGAAGGCTAAACAGTGAAGcaagtttgtttttattgcaacttatttagaaaaatatgaggggagagagagaaaggaaaaaatgagaaacaaCTGAGAGATGGGTGGGACCCTCTCCTATAAGCTGTAGGAGAATATAAAGGTCATAATAAGAATATGCAAAGACTATCAACACTGCAAGGATATCCTTGTGACAACATCCAGAttaatttttatgcatgcaaaaaaCTCCAGGTCAAGATAATTCAGATAAATTGTAACTAACCTTCTTCTAAAAATCTTTCCTGCTTTTTACATTCTGGAGAAGGCATTTTCTCTATTGAACATACATCtcttatattctcttttaaaCACATCTCTTTCTCTATTGTCCTATTTCtctaagaaaatttcattaagtaatgctttttgtttttgctttttggtggaCATATTCTgttgcctacttttttttttcaggacttactcttggctctgtgtgttGGAATcactctgggcaccatatgggatactgggaaaaAATTCAAGTCATCCACTGGCAAGACATGTGCCCTACCCATTTCAgccctaaataaaactattatcatTTACTAATTATTTCccgaaatatttttcttaagagaAGGTTGTATTCTGGAATGAAATTTAggattgacatttttttttctgtgaaaagcAGTTCCTCACTCCAGCCTGAGATCATAGCTCCCTGAGAACTCAGGTGGTGGAGATCAATTCTTAcagtatgtaatatatatgaGTTTTTTCAGTGGTTTATCCACTGCCTCCTGGGGTTAGTGGGACACAATAATTATGCTGCTTAAATACTCAAAGCAAACTTTACCAGTACTTGACCCAAGGAGACATTTCCCAAAGTGACCTTGGTGGATCCAGGAGAGAGAGTAGAAGCACTATGGTTGAAGCTACCTTCTTTCTCCACTTCACCCATGGTATCAGTAACAAATACATAAATCATATGATTCCTGATTTCAAGCAGTAATATCTGGTGATAGTGGAATTTCCTTTGCTGAAAAGACACAGCATTTCAAAAATAGTTGTTAGCTTTTAATCTTGGGAGGTAAATAGTTTTAGAAATCTATAAATAGTTTAAGAGtcaggaagatagttcaaagggcttgagttcatgtcttgcatgtgttaaATACCACATATGTACCCATTTACCACTATATGAAGTGGAAACACTTAGTTTAATGAACACTGAATCACTGactgctaaaagaaaaaaatatggggagaatgcTGAAGTGATAGTGTATTCAGAAGCTAACGTGCTGCTTGCCTTGCTTATTGCCTTAGATATCTAGCACTGTACATGATCCTCAAgaaccttcaggagtgatccctgagcatagctccAGAAGTGAATTATGATTACCCCTAGGTGTGATCCCAACTTACataaacaagaaaaggaaaaatgaggaaAGTCTTAGAAGAATTCCTAAGACCCTCCATAATAATTATTCATTGTTCTTTCCTCTGTGTGAGTGTGGGGAGGGGTTTTGCGTAAATCTGCATATGAATTTGACTTATTTGAAAGCCTAGTTGAAACTTCCTAGGAAGCTTTGTTGCATAAGgagaaatgttata encodes the following:
- the LOC126001618 gene encoding high affinity copper uptake protein 1-like, giving the protein MVFTVGRMPGSWTQLQRILATSLRQAFAGTMCHLHHHEDTSVISSTPETSCSTLFHGFTVPSAQHAHRGGHTDNMSMHTTFYFGYKNVELLFPGLVIQWRFGMLLACLVMFCLALCYEGLKVAREKLMDRAQSSPQPHVLRWLHLAQTALHVLQVVLSYVLMLTFMTYNAYLAMAVLAGACTGYLVFRWKNARLLDPASADPCH
- the LOC126001619 gene encoding high affinity copper uptake protein 1-like produces the protein MCHPHHHEDTSVISSTPETSCSTLFHGFTVPSAPHTHGGGHTDNMSMHTTFYFGYRNVELLFPGLVIQCRVGMVLACLVMFCLALCYEGLKVAREKLMDRAQSSPQPHVLRWLHLAQTALHVLQVVLSYVLMLTFMTYNAYLALAV